In Drosophila santomea strain STO CAGO 1482 unplaced genomic scaffold, Prin_Dsan_1.1 Segkk69_quiver_pilon_scaf, whole genome shotgun sequence, a single window of DNA contains:
- the LOC122756610 gene encoding uncharacterized protein LOC122756610, whose protein sequence is MTEVSDVLVQPSEVNKYEHLKEIIIKRFTESPDRQLQRALLELDLGDKKPSQFLRQMTTLADGRASADALRVRWLSQLPQHVQRSLKLLRSATLEAQAALADDLMEEESGSFVMAAGPSSAQFRGNTREYPPAAGTSVVDDLKRDIAAIKASLTRLQNMQPSSHSCPADRNEQQLRSPRVCFYHAKFGPNARKCSSPCAWVPQQGN, encoded by the coding sequence ATGACTGAAGTATCTGATGTTCTGGTGCAACCCTCGGAAGTCAACAAATACGAGCACCTGAAGGAGATTATCATCAAGCGCTTTACGGAATCACCGGACAGACAGTTGCAGCGCGCTTTGCTGGAGCTTGACCTTGGGGACAAGAAGCCCTCGCAGTTCCTTCGGCAAATGACAACTCTTGCTGACGGTCGCGCGTCTGCAGACGCCTTGCGAGTCCGCTGGCTCTCTCAGCTACCGCAGCACGTACAACGGAGTTTGAAGCTCCTACGCTCAGCAACTTTGGAAGCGCAAGCTGCACTCGCTGACGATCTCATGGAAGAGGAATCGGGTTCTTTTGTCATGGCTGCTGGGCCCTCCTCGGCACAATTCAGAGGCAACACCCGCGAATACCCGCCGGCAGCTGGCACAAGTGTCGTGGACGACTTGAAACGCGACATCGCTGCCATCAAGGCCTCTTTAACTCGTCTCCAGAACATGCAGCCCTCCAGCCATTCTTGCCCAGCCGATCGCAACGAGCAGCAACTCCGATCACCACGTGTCTGCTTTTATCATGCCAAATTCGGACCAAATGCACGAAAATGCTCCTCGCCCTGTGCCTGGGTGCCACAGCAGGGAAACTAA